The following coding sequences are from one Geothrix sp. window:
- a CDS encoding class I SAM-dependent methyltransferase, which yields MGIGFTSSVSEIKTLLEGLAREYPPEVAAIRLRDIPRVAFQIEFIKRHQPGAKTLCDVGGGISLFPLACAALGLETIVIDNFLDVFHNDALDNKRESLFEAAYKIQDKYGVQRVTRDFIIDGLEFSPGSIDVITTIDSLEHWHHSPKKLFRDVMSSLAPGGLFFISVPNCVNLRKRMTVPFGFGKWSGMDAWYEKERFVGHVREPDVDDLRYMAKDMGMRSWEIFGRNWQGYLNRRQWVRAITPVVDVPLQLFPTLCSDLYLVGYK from the coding sequence ATGGGCATCGGATTTACTTCATCCGTCAGTGAGATCAAAACCCTGCTTGAAGGTCTTGCCCGAGAGTACCCGCCAGAGGTTGCCGCTATCCGCCTCAGGGACATACCGAGGGTCGCATTCCAGATTGAATTCATTAAACGGCACCAACCCGGCGCGAAAACTCTCTGCGACGTCGGTGGCGGCATAAGCCTGTTTCCACTTGCTTGCGCTGCGCTTGGTCTGGAAACAATCGTCATCGATAATTTTTTGGATGTTTTCCACAATGATGCCCTAGATAACAAACGAGAATCGCTGTTTGAGGCAGCCTACAAGATCCAGGACAAATACGGAGTCCAGCGAGTTACACGGGATTTCATCATCGATGGCCTCGAATTCAGCCCTGGATCAATTGACGTCATAACCACGATTGACTCACTGGAGCACTGGCACCACTCACCCAAAAAGCTCTTCAGGGATGTGATGTCCTCCTTGGCTCCTGGAGGACTGTTTTTCATCAGCGTGCCGAACTGCGTCAACCTGCGAAAGCGGATGACGGTTCCGTTCGGTTTTGGGAAGTGGTCGGGAATGGATGCCTGGTACGAGAAGGAGAGGTTTGTTGGCCACGTCCGTGAACCCGATGTCGATGATCTTCGCTATATGGCCAAAGACATGGGAATGAGGAGTTGGGAAATCTTTGGAAGAAACTGGCAAGGCTATTTGAATCGGCGGCAGTGGGTGAGGGCCATCACGCCCGTTGTTGATGTCCCGCTCCAGCTATTCCCGACTTTGTGTTCAGATTTGTATTTGGTTGGATATAAATAA
- a CDS encoding serine O-acetyltransferase, whose protein sequence is MSLFPNLRADVARQHHFAGRQIPPEAVSLGQVAAALFSPRFAPVALFRTAYWCGQHHLRPLGKLVSMVNMVLFGLEIGLDCEIGPGLFFPHTSGTVLGARRIGRNAVIYHNVTVGAKFPDLTFDRTVRPDIGDDVFLGAGAKVLGSITLQDRVVVAANCVVVHDVPADSLVAGVPGRLVPKGQPGDATPLDDQVGCPDGNRPGQSGT, encoded by the coding sequence ATGAGCCTCTTCCCGAACCTGCGGGCCGACGTGGCGAGGCAGCACCACTTTGCCGGGCGCCAGATCCCGCCCGAGGCGGTCAGTCTCGGTCAGGTGGCGGCGGCCCTGTTCTCCCCGCGCTTTGCGCCCGTGGCACTGTTCCGGACGGCCTACTGGTGTGGGCAGCACCACCTCAGGCCCCTGGGCAAGCTCGTCTCCATGGTCAACATGGTGCTCTTCGGCCTGGAGATCGGCCTGGACTGTGAGATCGGTCCCGGCCTGTTCTTCCCGCACACGTCCGGCACCGTGCTCGGCGCCCGGAGGATCGGGAGGAATGCCGTCATCTACCACAACGTCACCGTGGGGGCCAAATTCCCGGACCTCACCTTCGACCGGACGGTGCGCCCCGACATCGGAGACGATGTGTTCCTCGGGGCAGGTGCCAAGGTGCTGGGATCGATCACCCTTCAGGACCGGGTGGTGGTCGCCGCCAACTGCGTGGTGGTGCATGACGTCCCGGCGGACAGTCTGGTGGCGGGCGTGCCGGGCCGGCTGGTGCCGAAGGGGCAGCCAGGCGACGCTACGCCGCTTGATGATCAGGTAGGATGTCCGGATGGGAACCGACCAGGCCAATCAGGTACTTGA